A segment of the Macrobrachium nipponense isolate FS-2020 chromosome 1, ASM1510439v2, whole genome shotgun sequence genome:
TATGACCGAAGAATTGGTGTGGATAAGTCATGTTCTTATGAACAGAAACTTTTTACAATACAACAAACCTGTGAATCATAAAGGTACTTGCCTCTTTCCAACCCCAAACTTCACTATGTATTAGTGATAGCAGAATGAGGGATGATAAGGGGTAGAAGATATGTGGTGAGCGTAGGGaggagtattatttttatttcccataGGATATTTCCTACTCATAGGCATCTCATGATTATATTTCAAAGCATCACTGCAAGATGCAGAAAAAGGCAATTGGGTTATTTCCTACGCATGAAGTACTTGCGAATCTCAAGTAATGTATATGTGCCCTCTTTCAtttaagtgtaaatatttttagcAGCTCTATAATCCActtaacagaaaatatataaattttattttcagctatCATTTATAGTAAATTCAAGAGATAAAATTagctaatgaattttatttttttttcaggaatgcaTCATATCAGGAATGCTGTCGGTGTCTGGGAAGAAGGTGCTGCATATGGATAGAAATAAATACTATGGAGGTGAAAGTGCTTCCATTACACCTTTAGAAGATCTCTTTACCAAGTTTGGCCTTCCACCACCAGAGGAAGCTTATGGCAGAACTAGGTATTGTTATATacaggaattaatttttttttttacagtatgttACTCAATATGATACAAACTCAAACTTTGTACACATTTGTCCATGAAATGCTGAGActggttttttgctttttttgcttttttttctataatacttTGTTTGAAATATCATAATCTTCAAATATCTTTTACAGGGACTGGAATGTTGATCTCATTCCTAAATTTTTGATGGCCAATGGTCAGCTGGTGAAACTGCTCATTCACACTGGTGTAACTAGATATCTGGAGTTCAAGTCTGTAGAAGGTAGTTATGTGTATAAAGGCAATAAAATTTCCAAGGTACCAGCTGATGAGAAGGAGGCACTCACTTCAGGTAATTACTAGTGTCAAGGCATTTTGTAGTAAAGTAACTGCCAATATAATTGATCTTAAATCAAAAGACAAGTTTGAATGTCTCAAGGATTTATAGAGCCAGCTCAGGAAAGTGGTAGCGAACGTTGATGTTTTggatttgaataaagaaaattgaAGTTGTTTTGGTGAAATTGTGTTTGGAATTACCAGTCCATTGTCACTTTGATGGTTTTAATATGAGGTTTATAGATGTCATTTTATCAAtagtaatgactttttttttttttctgctttcatttGGAATATTTTTGTGGCAACTTTTAGGTTTTATTCAGTTCATCGTTTAATATTTAACCCTGTACCTGAAGAGTGGTAGTTAATTaaatcaataattttcttttgcagaTCTGATGGGCATGTTTGAAAAGAGGAGGTTCAAGAATTTCCTAGTCTTTGCTCAGGACTACAAGGAAGATGACCCTAATACCTGGAAAGCCATGCCTGGGTTTGATCCTAAAACTACAACAATGAGTGCTGTTTTTGCCCATTTCAATTTGGACAAAAATACTATTGATTTCACTGGACATGCTTTGGCACTCTACAGGTGAGCTTAAGCACAGCATTTTCTTCAGTCTTTGTTATGAAATAGGTTTTTTCTTATATGCAAGTAAGAGAAAAAGTATGCTACAAAAACATTGCAACAATTTTTAACTATTTCAAGATCTCGGTAGTTTGTATAATGAAGTGCATTGCAGAATATCTAGCAACTCCTTCCACACACGTATTAGTGATTTAGTCATTGGCCAACACCCTGTCAATTTTATCATGGACAAATTTAAGAAAGGATAATGAAGATCAGTAGGATAACCATAGAAAACTATTCTTATCTCAGAGCAGGTGTAAGATTAGAAAGGAAAAGAAGTAATGAGTTTTGAGTAGGGCTAAccttaattattttaaagttcgAAGGTTTTATTGGAGAATTGCCATACAGCTTTGATTTTGAAGTAAAGTAGTTGCAATagtaattttttatgatattgaTCTTGGTAAAAACTTTGGTTTTTGTTATGGCTGCTAGAAAAGAAATTCTTACAGAAATTCTTACAACTGACAattgaagaaaaaatgaatgtacTACAGGTATCAGGGCTGTTCTTGTCAaggagaaaattttttatttaaaatcaagTTGTTTGTTTTAGGAAAGGATAAAGAAAGGGATCAAGTACCCCGTGTATGAGATAAGTCAATGTGCATGAATTTTGTATAAGATAAAATGGATATGCAACATTGATGTAAAATTAGTGAGTTAGCTAATAAACTCGCCcctcaaaaataatttaaagGTTTTAAAGTTTAGAAATGTTGCTTTGCATTGCCATCAAGCAAATTTCATGGCTGATAATGGAAGGCAAAAATAGAAATTAACTATCCTTTGAAGCATAAATAGTCAGCTTCTAATACAGTTTTACTATTGTAAAATGAACAGCCAGTTTTCCTTTGAACTTAGTTCTATTACATTATGTGGTGGACCTATCTTGTAGAATCCTAAGATGCGCAAGTTTGCTATTATCATGCAAAACACCAGTATTGTGGCTCAAAATTTAAGTGAACCACCTGCGAGGCAGATTTAATGTTTACTGCATTAGATGTGAGCAATCCCCTTGGTAACTAATACACCTGCTAGTATATAAGGCACATGTAGTAGTGCTTTTTATGGGCCACTCATGTTTCAAATGATCTCATCTACTGGTGTCCTTCAGTTCATGTAGTTACACAGTAAACATATATGAGTCATGAGCAGTTAATGTCTGTGTGAGCTGGTATGGGATTTTGTTGAGCTCTTTTATTCCCTTTTTCTCATCACCATTAACAGTTTTGACACTGTAGGGGGCAGGTGATGCAGTCAGAGCACCTCATTTGATGCATGggaggcattactaaaggttgtttcCAGCATCTTTCTGTTGTACCCAATCTTTAGCCATTTACTTCTTATGTTCCAAATTAGTTTCTTGTGTCTTGCTATTTTGCCACTCCAAATCCTTTCCACCTGAGTGTAGAATAGCTGAAAGTGTCCCAGTGCATGGCTTTATAGCCAAATTTGGATAATCAAATCATTATTATCAAGAACTTGCTTTCAGTAACTAAGTGAGATCATAATAGTAGTAGTTAGTAAATgctcaaaattaaattcaaaatttttattatgcAAAGTTTTTAAATGTTACATTTTACATATTGAAAACCATGTCCCCTATATATTAGTGGTTCACTTAGAATAGCGTTCGTTTTATTTCCAATTAGCATATAAAGTAATGTACTATAACATTCTTAATGTATTACtattgacaaattttttaataactggcCATAAAGCTGGCCATTGAACATTATTTATATCTCACTGTTTGTGgtgtaataataagaaaaagtgaaATTAGTAACAAATAACACAAGAATAAGAGTTCAACTTGTATGTggcttcttttttctatttctgtaatCCTGATTTGGCTCCTGtagtgaaaaattttattttctagtctAAGCCCCGTTCACACTGTTAAGAAACTCGATGAACTATGTTCGATGTGACGTCGGAAGCGGAGAAACAGTGGGTAAGGTTCTGatttttcccgcttctgacgtcccATCGAACAAAGTTTGTcaggcaaagctcgaccgtgtggacggggctttactgTTCTGTATTTTGTCCAGTTAGAACTAATAACACTTTACACATTCATTTGCTTCTTTCCATCACAGATTACCAGTAATGCCAGATAAAAAGTGTCATTTTATTaacatcatttctctctttttcagggATGATGACTATTTGGGAACCCCAGCTGGGGATACTTTAAGAAGAATAAAGCTCTACAGTGATTCCCTTGCAAGATATGGCAAGTCTCCTTACCTCTATCCTCTATATGGTTTAGGAGAACTACCTCAAGGGTTTGCTAGGTAAGTTGTCATAGGAAAAGTGATTTTATTAATGATTAGAGAAATGTCCAAAATGTGAACTTCATGCAATGTAAAAGACCCACTCACAATTTCAGGACAAAATGTTGGTAAAGTATTTATGGCTTCCTAGTTAACAGGGATGGCTTAGAATAGACCTTTTTGAATCCTTGTGAATCTACCGTTTGTCTGGCAATCTTGTTTCTAGGAGTTGAAGTAAGTTATTGAAGGAGGAGGCTACCATCTTAAGCAAGAGTTGAATTGCACCAGAGGACAGATTGAAAAAGATGCCCAACTATATTCACAAAagggaaggaaagataaacattgGTAGTATGTGGTAGTGCAGAGGGCCCCAGGATTAAATCTGGTGTTGCTTAACATGTAAAAAATCCTTGCACATTAAAACAAGCTATCTATCCCTAATCTGGCAACACCTCTAAGGTTAGGTTCAGGGTTGTGTTATTCACATAGTGGTTCCACTGGTGTTTTATCCCTTAAGCAAAAAAGTACTTTGAGAAGGAAGGATTACTGTTCTAGATTTCATTAATTAGGTAATTCTCATGGCCATTTACAGTCAACATTTAAGACAGAAATGCTCATGTGGTATTTTTTGTCACCAAACATGACTTCTCTGCCTTGGCCACTTGCCCagtgcgctgaatggcctttgctgccccagtgcttggtgttacacctaaactttataaaaccaaccaaccaa
Coding sequences within it:
- the LOC135219415 gene encoding rab GDP dissociation inhibitor alpha-like, whose amino-acid sequence is MDEEYDCIVLGTGLKECIISGMLSVSGKKVLHMDRNKYYGGESASITPLEDLFTKFGLPPPEEAYGRTRDWNVDLIPKFLMANGQLVKLLIHTGVTRYLEFKSVEGSYVYKGNKISKVPADEKEALTSDLMGMFEKRRFKNFLVFAQDYKEDDPNTWKAMPGFDPKTTTMSAVFAHFNLDKNTIDFTGHALALYRDDDYLGTPAGDTLRRIKLYSDSLARYGKSPYLYPLYGLGELPQGFARLSAIYGGTYMLDKPIDEIVMEGNKVVGVRSGGETAKCKQVYCDPTYVPDRVQQVRLEIIFFSFHE